Genomic segment of Arthrobacter antioxidans:
GTCGAGCTGATCCTCCGGCAGGGGTGCCGCGTGCAGCATGTCAGTCCTCGAGTCCCAGCGCGGCGGCGACGCTCACGACGTCGAACTCCACCTTGGTGGGCTCGATGTCGGCCCCGTCCGCGTTGCGCAGCGCCCACTGGGGGTCCTTGAGTCCGTGGCCCGTGACGGTGATGACGATCGTCTTCCCGGTCGGGACGGCGCCCTCGGCGTGCTTCTTCAGCAGGCCCGCGACACCCGCGGCGGACGCGGGCTCCACGAAGACGCCCTCGCGGGAGGACAGCCAGCGGTGGGCGTCCAGGATCTCGTCGTCGGTGACGGCCTCGATGAGTCCGCCGGACTCGTCGCGGGCGGCGACCGCGAAGTCCCACGACGCCGGGTTGCCGATGCGGATGGCGGTCGCGATGGTGTCCGGCTCGGTGATCGGGTGCCCCTTGACGAGCGGGGAGGCGCCCTCCGCCTGGAAGCCCCACATGATCGGGGTGTGCGTTGCGACGGCCGGGAGCTCCCCGTGGTACATGGAGTCGTAGGGCGCGGCGTACTCCTTGTAGCCCTTCCAGTAGGCGCTGATGTTGCCGGCGTTGCCCACCGGCATCAGGTGGTAGTCCGGGGCGTCGCCGAGGGAGTCGACGACCTCGAAGGCCGCCGTCTTCTGACCCTCGAGGCGCGCGGGGTTCACGGAGTTCACGAGGAACACCGGGTACGCCTCCGCGAGCTTGCGGGCCACGTCGAGGCAGTTGTCGAAGTTGCCGTTGACCTGCAGCAGCTGCGCGCCGTGGGCGATCGCCTGGCTCAGCTTGCCCATCGAGATCTTGCCGTCCGGGACCAGTACGGCGCACGTGATGCCGGCCTGCGTGGCGTAGGCGGCGGCCGACGCGGACGTGTTGCCCGTGGACGCGCAGACCACGGCCTTC
This window contains:
- the thrC gene encoding threonine synthase, yielding MAHQWRGVIREYAERLPVTDATEVITLGEGGTPLVHARHLSELTGSSVYLKVEGMNPTGSFKDRGMTMAMTAAVAAGAKAVVCASTGNTSASAAAYATQAGITCAVLVPDGKISMGKLSQAIAHGAQLLQVNGNFDNCLDVARKLAEAYPVFLVNSVNPARLEGQKTAAFEVVDSLGDAPDYHLMPVGNAGNISAYWKGYKEYAAPYDSMYHGELPAVATHTPIMWGFQAEGASPLVKGHPITEPDTIATAIRIGNPASWDFAVAARDESGGLIEAVTDDEILDAHRWLSSREGVFVEPASAAGVAGLLKKHAEGAVPTGKTIVITVTGHGLKDPQWALRNADGADIEPTKVEFDVVSVAAALGLED